A single genomic interval of Deltaproteobacteria bacterium harbors:
- a CDS encoding Ig-like domain-containing protein: MMVRHLWLSPLFVLLALLSCHDTVPLPKVQGPPLQVPEQGEGLRARGAKDRPLEVVYASPKGQLTSPHLQLTVTFNKPMVALAQVEARAAVNPLEIQPPVEGKLRWLGSRALTLLLDQPLAGSTTYRVRVKRGARALDGSVLDKDVRWTFTTPRLVVSRSTPYAGYRWARPDQKVELFFNQPVKPRAVEQLASLVVKPPAGAKPLTVAVRARRAHHLKTPDPKGVELEPVTALPLDSQVEVRLAPGLVGEEGPEPMERPWVGSYRTYGPFIVTGLSCTGECSPDTGLRVSFSNPAPHVELHAAVRVNGKPTRKPYGNYETSTVYMDQRLAARRRYVVTLAGPVKDKFGQELEGPRRFTFTTGDYSPYARLPVTSGVLEASGPKRLPVAFRNATSATVLSKRLSAEALAGLLKNEDFLHGTDPLLPKLPGVKQQALAVTGRRNARVVQRLDLGQLVGGSGRGVLALELLSTLDREKDTQRGLIRITDLGVSAKLSPHTSLVWVTSLSGGKPVEGAAVSIWRPGDAKPKWTGKTDRHGLAVAPGAETFGAEGEELTYLFFVEKGGDESFVVSGLSDTVSPWTFGYEGTWDAGEASVLGLVFSDRGLYRPGETVQLKGLLRHQGPKSLTLPTGLVTLVVSDARGERVHEGKVQLSEFGSFHAPVRLPSAAPLGSYSVVAKLPSGGAIYGRFQVEEFKPAEFSVQVSAERKEYTRGDTLAFHGAGRYLFGAAMRGVGYRWTLDRQPAGYSPSGHPGFVFSDEVPWWEEGERGDAGFVAQGQGKLDKQGALTGTVPLKPARMRGPESYELETTVTDFSRQTGAARTAVLLHPGEFYLGAKPEETFLKAGDTLRTTVVAVTPQGKRLSGKAIKGTLFLRTWHSVRKQGMGGSHYFVTRPQETASGECALTSGARPAPCNFVIPKAGYYVLRLEGKDGRGNPLKTSFGVYVTGPDYVPWRREDESKVELLPDRKVYKLGQVARVLIKAPFVGAHALFTVESNGIHLRRPIKIEQTATWIEVPITPELVPNAFVSLLLVRGRIAPDQGKGKRTRSEEDDDPGKPAFRIGYAKLVVSQESKELKVSVKPGRPEYRPGDEVTVDLDVRDHRGKPARAELTVIAADEGVLSLVGYATPSPMNVFYAHRGLSVRTSESRLRLISRRLFGEKGGNAGGGGAGEGEADRGGVRSKFVSTPYFNPSVVTGADGRAQVRFKLPDNLTTFRIMAVAATATSEFGSAAGAVRVAKPLLMLSTLPRLLRVGDTIEAGVVVHNHTRQSGSVRVDTQVRGARLVGSSSQQVPVEEGGAGEVRFRFTATSPGEAVFRFSSTLGDHRDAVELKRPVQLPQVVEAVATFGSTDSAAAEGVVPAGGIRKDVGGLEVSLSSSALVGLRGGVEYLMDYPFECLEQTVSRMVPLVLLKELSLAYGLKSSAEVDPLVGKLIARVEQLQRWDGGFSFWPSAHQSYPWVSAYAAWGLLQAKRAGHRVSPRVLTNATRYLTQQLRTQLPKDAPEGAEGQLATVKAFASQVLVELGQKPSAYLTTGYEGRAKLPAFGKALLLSAMAKARSDQKAIATLTQELVNQVHQTARVAKVEENLGDGYAPFFHSDTRSTAMVLDALLANQPEHPLVDKLVQYLLETRKEGRWRNTQETVYALVGLHSYYQRREKGAPAFLAKVVLGERVLLEQRFSGRSLSAKQTELPMARLGGASGTLAFVKEGQGRLYYSARLRYARSVLPKEPWDEGFFVTRTYHRVPEDMSSFTWLRNKTEGEPVTKVKAGELVRVTLKIVVPQQMHFVAVEDPLPAGLEAVNFRLMNATQSLARGLSHGYASRYGGPRSDSAWWTPFYHQELRDDRVQLFADSIEPGVYTYVYLARATTAGTYVTPPAHAEQMYEPEVFGRTGTSTFTVGAR; the protein is encoded by the coding sequence ATGATGGTTCGGCATCTGTGGCTGTCCCCGCTGTTCGTGCTGCTCGCGCTCCTCAGCTGTCACGACACGGTGCCGCTGCCGAAGGTGCAGGGCCCCCCGCTACAGGTCCCCGAACAGGGGGAAGGGCTGCGAGCCCGCGGCGCCAAGGACCGCCCCCTCGAGGTGGTCTACGCGTCGCCCAAGGGGCAGCTCACGAGCCCGCACCTGCAGCTCACCGTGACCTTCAACAAACCGATGGTGGCGCTGGCCCAGGTGGAGGCGCGCGCGGCCGTGAACCCGCTCGAGATCCAGCCCCCCGTGGAGGGCAAGCTGCGCTGGCTCGGCTCCCGCGCGCTGACGCTCCTGCTCGACCAGCCGCTCGCCGGCTCCACGACCTATCGCGTGCGCGTGAAGCGCGGCGCGCGCGCCCTCGATGGCAGCGTACTCGACAAGGACGTACGCTGGACCTTCACCACGCCGCGCCTGGTCGTGAGCCGCAGCACCCCGTACGCGGGGTACCGCTGGGCCCGCCCCGATCAGAAGGTGGAGCTCTTCTTCAATCAGCCCGTCAAGCCGCGCGCGGTCGAGCAGCTGGCGAGCCTGGTGGTCAAACCCCCCGCGGGAGCGAAGCCGCTCACCGTTGCCGTCCGGGCCCGCCGCGCGCACCACCTGAAGACGCCCGACCCGAAGGGGGTCGAGCTCGAACCGGTCACTGCGCTGCCGCTCGACAGCCAGGTGGAGGTGCGCCTGGCGCCGGGCCTCGTCGGCGAGGAGGGCCCGGAGCCGATGGAGAGGCCCTGGGTCGGGAGCTACCGCACCTACGGGCCGTTCATCGTAACGGGCCTCTCGTGCACCGGAGAGTGCTCCCCGGACACGGGCCTGCGCGTCTCGTTCAGCAACCCGGCACCGCACGTCGAGCTCCATGCGGCGGTGCGCGTCAACGGCAAGCCGACGCGCAAGCCCTACGGCAACTACGAGACGAGCACGGTGTACATGGACCAGCGCCTCGCGGCGCGGCGGCGCTACGTCGTGACCCTCGCGGGACCGGTGAAGGACAAGTTCGGCCAGGAGCTCGAGGGCCCCCGTCGCTTCACCTTCACCACCGGCGACTACTCGCCCTACGCGCGGCTCCCCGTCACCTCGGGGGTCCTCGAGGCGAGCGGTCCCAAGCGCCTGCCGGTCGCGTTCCGCAACGCGACCTCCGCGACGGTGCTCAGCAAGCGCCTCTCGGCCGAGGCGCTGGCGGGGCTGCTCAAGAACGAGGATTTCCTCCACGGCACCGACCCGCTCCTCCCGAAGCTTCCGGGAGTGAAGCAGCAGGCCCTGGCCGTGACGGGGCGGCGGAATGCCCGCGTCGTGCAGCGCCTCGACCTCGGCCAGCTCGTGGGCGGCAGCGGCCGGGGCGTGCTGGCGCTCGAGCTCCTCAGCACGCTCGACCGGGAGAAGGACACCCAGCGCGGGCTCATTCGCATCACCGACCTCGGGGTCTCGGCGAAGCTCTCGCCGCACACCTCGCTCGTGTGGGTCACGAGCCTCTCGGGGGGCAAGCCCGTCGAGGGAGCGGCGGTCTCGATCTGGCGTCCGGGCGACGCCAAGCCGAAGTGGACCGGCAAGACCGACCGGCACGGTCTCGCCGTGGCGCCCGGTGCGGAGACCTTCGGCGCCGAGGGCGAGGAGCTGACGTACCTCTTCTTCGTCGAGAAAGGCGGGGACGAGAGCTTCGTCGTCTCGGGGCTGTCCGACACGGTCAGCCCCTGGACCTTCGGCTACGAGGGGACCTGGGACGCCGGCGAGGCCTCCGTGCTCGGGCTCGTCTTCTCCGACCGGGGCCTCTATCGCCCCGGCGAGACGGTGCAGCTCAAGGGGCTCCTCCGGCACCAGGGGCCGAAGAGCCTCACCCTCCCCACGGGCCTCGTGACGCTCGTCGTCTCCGACGCGCGCGGCGAGCGGGTCCACGAAGGGAAGGTGCAGCTCTCCGAGTTCGGCAGCTTCCACGCGCCGGTCAGGCTCCCCTCGGCCGCCCCGCTCGGCAGCTACAGCGTGGTGGCCAAGCTCCCGAGCGGCGGCGCGATCTACGGTCGCTTCCAGGTGGAAGAGTTCAAGCCCGCCGAGTTCAGCGTCCAGGTGAGCGCCGAACGCAAGGAGTACACCCGCGGGGACACACTCGCCTTCCACGGGGCGGGGCGCTACCTGTTCGGCGCGGCGATGCGCGGCGTCGGCTATCGGTGGACGCTCGACCGGCAGCCGGCGGGATACTCGCCCTCCGGACACCCCGGATTCGTCTTCTCCGACGAGGTTCCCTGGTGGGAGGAGGGAGAACGCGGTGACGCCGGCTTCGTGGCGCAGGGGCAGGGCAAGCTCGACAAGCAAGGGGCTCTGACCGGAACGGTCCCGCTCAAGCCCGCCCGCATGCGGGGCCCGGAGAGCTACGAGCTCGAGACGACGGTGACCGACTTTTCGCGGCAGACCGGCGCCGCGCGCACCGCGGTCCTGCTCCACCCGGGAGAGTTCTACCTGGGAGCGAAGCCCGAGGAGACCTTCCTCAAGGCCGGGGACACGCTTCGCACGACCGTGGTGGCCGTGACCCCGCAGGGGAAGCGCCTCTCGGGCAAGGCGATCAAGGGCACGCTCTTCCTCCGCACCTGGCACTCGGTGCGCAAGCAGGGGATGGGGGGATCCCACTACTTCGTCACGCGCCCGCAGGAGACCGCCTCCGGCGAGTGCGCGCTGACGAGCGGCGCCCGCCCCGCCCCGTGCAACTTCGTCATCCCCAAGGCGGGCTACTACGTGCTGCGCCTCGAGGGGAAGGACGGCCGCGGCAACCCCCTGAAGACCTCCTTCGGCGTCTACGTCACGGGACCGGACTACGTCCCGTGGAGGCGCGAGGACGAGTCGAAGGTGGAGCTCCTGCCGGACCGCAAGGTCTACAAGCTCGGCCAGGTGGCGCGGGTGCTCATCAAGGCCCCCTTCGTCGGGGCGCACGCGCTCTTCACCGTGGAGAGCAACGGCATTCACCTGCGCCGCCCGATCAAGATCGAGCAGACGGCCACCTGGATCGAGGTCCCCATCACGCCCGAGCTGGTGCCGAACGCCTTCGTCTCGCTGCTGCTCGTGCGGGGGCGCATCGCCCCCGACCAGGGGAAGGGGAAACGCACGCGCTCTGAGGAGGACGACGACCCGGGCAAGCCCGCCTTCCGCATCGGCTACGCGAAGCTCGTGGTGAGCCAGGAGAGCAAGGAGCTGAAGGTGTCGGTCAAGCCCGGACGGCCCGAGTACCGACCGGGAGACGAGGTCACCGTGGATCTCGACGTGCGCGACCACCGCGGTAAGCCGGCCCGCGCCGAGCTCACCGTGATCGCCGCCGACGAGGGCGTGCTGAGCCTCGTCGGCTACGCCACGCCGAGCCCGATGAACGTCTTCTACGCCCACCGCGGGCTGTCGGTGCGCACCTCGGAGAGCCGGCTGCGCCTGATCAGCCGGCGCCTCTTCGGCGAGAAGGGGGGCAATGCGGGGGGCGGCGGGGCTGGCGAGGGAGAGGCCGACCGCGGCGGCGTGCGCAGCAAGTTCGTCTCCACCCCCTACTTCAACCCCTCCGTCGTGACCGGGGCCGACGGACGCGCGCAGGTGCGCTTCAAGCTGCCCGACAACCTGACCACCTTCCGGATCATGGCCGTGGCTGCGACCGCGACCTCCGAGTTCGGCTCGGCCGCTGGAGCCGTGCGGGTGGCGAAACCGCTGCTCATGCTTTCCACGCTGCCGCGCCTGCTGCGGGTGGGCGACACGATCGAGGCGGGTGTGGTGGTCCACAACCACACCCGGCAGAGCGGCTCCGTGCGCGTGGACACGCAGGTGCGGGGGGCGCGCCTCGTCGGCAGCTCGAGTCAGCAGGTCCCGGTCGAGGAGGGGGGCGCGGGCGAGGTCCGCTTCCGCTTCACCGCCACCTCCCCCGGCGAGGCGGTCTTCCGGTTCTCGAGCACCCTCGGCGACCATCGCGACGCGGTCGAGCTGAAGCGGCCCGTGCAGCTCCCGCAGGTGGTGGAGGCCGTCGCGACCTTCGGCTCGACCGACAGCGCCGCGGCCGAGGGCGTGGTGCCCGCGGGAGGGATCCGCAAGGACGTCGGCGGTCTCGAGGTCTCGCTCTCTTCGTCGGCGCTCGTTGGGCTCCGCGGTGGGGTCGAGTACCTCATGGACTACCCCTTCGAGTGCCTCGAGCAGACGGTGAGCCGCATGGTGCCGCTCGTGCTGCTCAAGGAGCTCTCGCTGGCCTACGGGCTGAAGTCGAGCGCCGAGGTGGACCCGCTGGTGGGCAAGCTGATCGCCCGGGTCGAGCAGCTCCAGCGCTGGGACGGCGGCTTCTCCTTCTGGCCGTCGGCGCACCAGAGCTACCCGTGGGTCTCGGCGTACGCCGCGTGGGGGCTCCTGCAGGCCAAGCGCGCCGGGCACCGGGTGAGTCCGCGCGTCCTGACCAACGCGACGCGCTACCTCACCCAGCAGCTCCGCACCCAGCTCCCCAAGGACGCCCCCGAGGGGGCCGAGGGGCAGCTCGCCACCGTCAAGGCCTTCGCCAGCCAGGTGCTCGTGGAGCTCGGGCAGAAGCCCTCGGCCTACCTCACCACCGGCTACGAGGGCCGCGCCAAGCTCCCCGCCTTCGGCAAGGCGCTGCTCCTCTCGGCGATGGCCAAGGCGCGCAGCGACCAGAAGGCCATCGCCACGCTGACCCAGGAGCTCGTGAACCAGGTGCACCAGACGGCGCGCGTGGCCAAGGTGGAGGAGAACCTGGGCGACGGCTACGCCCCCTTCTTCCACTCCGACACGCGCTCCACCGCCATGGTGCTGGACGCGCTGCTCGCGAACCAGCCCGAGCACCCGCTCGTCGACAAGCTCGTGCAGTACCTGCTCGAGACCCGCAAGGAGGGGCGCTGGCGGAACACCCAGGAGACCGTCTACGCGCTCGTGGGGCTCCACAGCTACTACCAGCGGCGCGAGAAGGGGGCCCCGGCCTTTCTGGCCAAGGTGGTGCTCGGCGAGCGGGTCCTGCTCGAACAGCGCTTCTCCGGTCGTTCTCTCAGCGCGAAGCAGACCGAGCTGCCGATGGCCCGCCTCGGCGGCGCGAGCGGCACGCTGGCCTTCGTCAAGGAGGGACAGGGGCGCCTCTATTACAGCGCGCGCCTGCGTTACGCGCGGAGCGTGCTGCCCAAGGAGCCGTGGGACGAGGGGTTCTTCGTCACGCGCACCTACCACCGCGTCCCCGAGGACATGTCGAGCTTCACCTGGCTGCGCAACAAGACCGAGGGAGAGCCCGTCACCAAGGTCAAGGCCGGGGAACTCGTGCGCGTGACCCTCAAGATCGTGGTCCCGCAACAGATGCACTTCGTGGCGGTGGAGGACCCGCTCCCCGCGGGCCTCGAGGCGGTGAACTTCCGCCTGATGAACGCGACGCAGTCCCTGGCCCGCGGCCTGAGCCACGGCTACGCCTCCCGCTACGGCGGGCCCCGCTCGGACTCCGCCTGGTGGACCCCCTTCTACCACCAGGAGCTCCGCGACGACCGCGTGCAGCTCTTCGCCGACAGCATCGAGCCCGGCGTCTACACCTACGTCTATCTCGCGCGCGCGACCACGGCCGGGACGTACGTCACGCCGCCCGCGCACGCAGAGCAGATGTACGAGCCGGAGGTCTTCGGCCGCACGGGGACCTCGACCTTCACGGTAGGGGCGCGGTGA
- a CDS encoding sigma-70 family RNA polymerase sigma factor gives MRSFPTVSRDEELGLLAAVITGDHAAGTSFFQRYNCLIEMCVRKTFRRAGLFVTEEDVRDMVGEIWLSLLDDDKRCLRRFEPDRQIRVGTWIGLLARNKTIDHLRTSHERTVPLDDALVADERPFVTASPTDEVEAREAQVLAERALQLLKAEERRFLEAWYVHDRDPSDMAHEFGIAVGTVYSRRFKIQEKLARTIDRISRPRRIYRARALAA, from the coding sequence ATGCGGTCTTTTCCGACGGTCTCCCGGGACGAGGAATTGGGGCTCCTGGCAGCCGTGATCACCGGCGATCACGCGGCCGGCACTAGCTTTTTCCAGCGCTACAACTGCCTGATCGAGATGTGCGTGCGAAAGACCTTCCGCCGGGCCGGCCTCTTCGTCACCGAGGAGGACGTGCGAGACATGGTGGGAGAGATCTGGCTCTCATTATTGGATGACGACAAACGGTGCCTGCGCCGCTTCGAGCCCGACCGGCAGATCCGCGTGGGCACCTGGATCGGCCTGCTGGCGCGCAACAAGACCATCGACCACCTGCGCACCAGCCACGAGCGGACCGTCCCGCTCGACGACGCGCTGGTCGCCGACGAGCGGCCGTTCGTCACCGCCTCTCCTACCGACGAGGTGGAGGCCCGCGAGGCGCAGGTGCTGGCCGAGCGCGCCTTGCAGCTGCTCAAGGCGGAGGAGCGGCGGTTCCTCGAGGCCTGGTACGTCCACGACCGGGACCCGAGCGACATGGCCCACGAGTTCGGCATCGCCGTGGGCACCGTGTACAGCCGCCGCTTCAAGATCCAGGAGAAGCTGGCGCGCACCATCGATCGCATCTCCCGTCCGCGCCGCATCTATCGCGCCCGCGCCCTCGCGGCGTAG
- the tig gene encoding trigger factor has product MTDISPELHTRGDEDTSTPLVMNAQVEKLSDIERKIDVAIPWDQVKGRLDEAYRELANGVAIKGFRKGKVPRKMLERLFGKHVDREVAQRLVQESISRALLDHQLAPVSEPKMELGEIVEGTDFRYTATLQVVPEIDPRDYLGVELRQRAAQVTDDDVDRALRAKQQEHTEFKPIEGRTTQLGDVLLVDLLGKLGTEAFAQENQLVELGAAHREPLPGLAAKLTGIEPTPQELDVELEVPVHDHSHDEPCPGDEKKVKARLLVTVKDVKQKVVPDLDDDFAKDTGEAETLAALRDALRTRLVEADGAKAREECKEQLMKELLKRNEIPVVPALVERHLDRIAQLRAALMGMHSDVEPMGDEEVKERMRGDAEQTVKSVLLLEAIAKKENVEVLETDLDRKLSELATAREQNVAKVRSEYEKKGRLEALKSSIREEKTLDLLLTKANIIKEETVGGSAVSP; this is encoded by the coding sequence ATGACGGACATCTCGCCCGAGCTGCACACGAGAGGCGACGAGGATACTTCTACTCCGCTGGTGATGAACGCCCAGGTGGAGAAGCTGAGCGACATCGAGCGCAAGATCGACGTGGCGATCCCGTGGGACCAGGTCAAGGGGCGCCTCGACGAGGCCTACCGCGAGCTGGCCAACGGCGTGGCGATCAAGGGTTTCCGCAAGGGGAAGGTCCCCCGGAAGATGCTCGAGCGGCTCTTCGGCAAGCACGTGGATCGGGAGGTGGCGCAGCGCCTGGTGCAGGAGAGCATCAGCCGGGCCCTGCTCGACCACCAGCTCGCCCCGGTGTCCGAGCCCAAGATGGAGCTCGGCGAAATCGTCGAGGGGACCGACTTCCGCTACACGGCCACGCTGCAGGTCGTGCCGGAGATCGACCCGCGAGACTACCTCGGGGTGGAGCTCCGGCAGCGCGCGGCGCAGGTGACCGACGACGACGTCGACCGGGCGCTCCGCGCCAAGCAGCAGGAGCACACCGAGTTCAAGCCGATCGAGGGGCGCACGACGCAGCTCGGCGACGTGCTGCTGGTGGACCTGCTCGGCAAGCTCGGCACGGAGGCCTTCGCCCAGGAGAACCAGCTCGTGGAGCTCGGGGCGGCGCACCGCGAGCCGCTCCCGGGTCTGGCGGCGAAGCTGACCGGCATCGAACCCACGCCGCAGGAGCTGGACGTCGAGCTCGAGGTGCCCGTGCACGACCACTCGCACGACGAGCCCTGCCCCGGCGACGAGAAGAAGGTCAAGGCGCGCCTCCTCGTCACGGTCAAGGACGTGAAGCAGAAGGTCGTCCCCGACCTCGACGACGATTTCGCCAAGGACACGGGGGAGGCCGAGACGCTGGCCGCGCTGCGCGACGCGCTCCGCACGCGGCTCGTGGAGGCCGACGGGGCGAAGGCCCGCGAGGAGTGCAAGGAGCAGCTGATGAAGGAGCTGCTCAAGCGCAACGAGATCCCCGTGGTCCCCGCCCTCGTGGAGCGGCACCTCGACCGCATCGCGCAGCTGCGTGCGGCGCTCATGGGGATGCACTCCGACGTGGAGCCGATGGGCGACGAGGAGGTCAAGGAGCGTATGCGCGGCGACGCCGAGCAGACGGTGAAGTCGGTGCTGCTCCTCGAGGCGATCGCGAAGAAGGAGAACGTCGAGGTCCTCGAGACCGACCTGGATCGCAAGCTCTCGGAGCTCGCCACGGCGCGCGAGCAGAACGTGGCCAAGGTCCGCAGCGAGTACGAGAAGAAGGGGCGTCTCGAGGCGCTGAAGAGCAGTATTCGCGAGGAGAAAACGCTTGACCTGCTCCTGACCAAAGCTAACATTATCAAAGAGGAAACGGTTGGCGGGTCGGCGGTTTCGCCGTAA
- the clpP gene encoding ATP-dependent Clp endopeptidase proteolytic subunit ClpP, protein MRSPEVGSFIIPTVIEQTHRGERGWDIFSRLLKDRIVFLGGPVNDDIANIVIAQMLFLESEDPDRDIMLYVNSPGGVVTAGLAIYDTMQYVKCDVATICMGQAASMGALLLSAGAAKKRYSLPHSRILIHQPLGGFSGQATDIDIQAQEILRTRERLNKILAKHTAQDLEKVRRDTDRDYYMTAMEAKEYGLVDEILERNLALPLEKKDK, encoded by the coding sequence ATGCGTTCCCCTGAAGTCGGATCCTTCATCATCCCCACCGTCATCGAGCAGACCCACCGCGGCGAGCGTGGGTGGGACATCTTCTCGCGCCTCCTCAAGGACCGGATCGTCTTCCTCGGGGGGCCGGTGAACGACGACATCGCCAACATCGTCATCGCGCAGATGCTCTTCCTCGAGTCCGAGGACCCCGACCGGGACATCATGCTCTACGTGAACTCGCCGGGCGGCGTGGTGACGGCGGGCCTCGCGATCTACGACACGATGCAGTACGTGAAGTGCGACGTGGCCACCATCTGCATGGGGCAGGCGGCCTCGATGGGCGCCCTGCTGCTGTCGGCGGGGGCGGCGAAGAAGCGCTACAGCCTGCCGCACTCGCGCATCCTCATCCATCAGCCCCTGGGCGGGTTCTCGGGCCAGGCCACGGACATCGACATCCAGGCCCAGGAGATCCTGCGCACGCGCGAGCGGCTGAACAAGATCCTGGCCAAGCACACGGCGCAGGACCTGGAGAAGGTTCGCCGCGACACGGATCGCGACTACTACATGACCGCGATGGAGGCGAAGGAGTACGGCCTGGTCGACGAGATCCTCGAGAGGAATCTCGCCCTGCCGCTCGAGAAGAAGGACAAGTAG